The Chryseobacterium sp. LJ668 genome segment TTCGATTTCCTTTTCAGCGTAAGGTTTTGCTTTAACTAAAAGCTCGTTGAGGAAATCTAAAACTTTCGTCGGAGATTTTGCCATTCTTTCTTCTAAAACAAAATCTGCATAAGTATCATAACCTAAAAGTTTTGCTTTTTGTTGTTTTAGATTGAGAAGTTCTTTAATTAAATTCTGATTGTCAAATTCTCCGCCATCAAAAGATTTTTTGCCGTTTGCCAAAGCCAGTTCCTTTCTCAATTCTCGGTTTTCAGCATAGGTCATAAACGGAATGTAACTTGGATATTGCAGAGTAACAACCCAGCCTTCCATATTTCTTTCCTTGGCTTCTTCAGCATATTGTTCGGTAATTGCTTCAGGAATTCCGGCAAGATCTTCTTTTTTGGTGATGTGTTTGGAATAAGCATTGGTATAAGCTAAAACGTTTTGACCAAACTTTAGAGATTTTAAAGATAAATCCATGCTGATTTTCTTCAATTTTTCTTTGTCTTCTTCATTTAAAAGGGCACCGCTTCTTACAAAACCTTTATACGTTTCATTTAAAAGCATTTGTTGTTCCTCGTTCAGGTTGTAATCTTCTTTCCTGTCATACACTTTTTTAATTTTATTAAATAAAGCTTCGTTTTGAGAAATTTTTGAAGAGTATTCTGTTAAAATTGGTGAAACTTCCTGAGCAATCTGTTGCAATTCATCATTTGTTTCTGCAGAATTTAAATTAAAAAAAATATTAGAAGCTCTGTCCAACTGCTCTCCCGAAAAAGCTAAAGCCTCAATTGTATTTTCAAAATTAGCTTCGTCAGAATTATTCACAATGGTATCAATTTCTTCTTCAGATTTCTGAATTAATTCTTTAAAAGCCGGAAGATAATCTTCATTTTTTATCTGGTCAAATGGGGCTGAATGATATGGTGTGCTGAAATTTTCTGTTAAAATATTCATTGATGTATTTTTAGTTGTTGTAAATTTAATAAATTGATCTGAATCAGATTTCACGGTTCAAAAACAATGCCTTGATTGGCGGTATGACAAAAATGCTTATTGTAAATTTTCTTGTCATAAGAAAAGATAAAGTTTCTGCTGAAAGTGTAATTTTGATTTCAGATTTAAATAAAACAAAATGATATCTCAAAACAAAAAAACGATCCAGAAATATATGGATTCTTTTCAGGAAAGTGATCACGCTAAAATTCTAAGCTGTCTCACCGAAGACGTCATCTGGGAAATGCCCGGAGTTTATCTTCATCACGGTAAAGAAGAATTCGATAAAGAAATAGAAAACGAAAATTTCACAGGAAAGCCAAAAATTACAGTTTTCAGAATGACAGAAGAAAATGATGTTGTCATTGCAGAAGGAAATGTAATCGGTAAATTTAAAAACGGCGCTATTCTGAATGCCGATTTCTGTGATGTCTTCGAAATGGAAAATGGGCTGATCAAAAAACTGGTGTCTTATTTAATGCAAAAAACTAATTAAAAAAATATCTATAATTATGAAAACAATTTTAAAAATTATCGGTGGACTTATCCTTTTGCTGGTTGTGTATGCAATCGTTGCTATGTTGGCTTTTGGAGACAATTATCACTACGAAAAATCTGTTGTCATGAATGCTCCAAAGGAAAAGGTTTGGCAACAAATCAGTACAATGAAAGCGTTTAATGAATGGAATCCTTGGATGAAATTAGACAAAAACATGAAAATTATTTATACTGGAAATTCTGGGGAAGTAGGTGATAAGTATTGTTGGGACAGTAAAAATGATGATGCAGGAGCAGGTTGTCAGGAAATTAAAGAGCTGATTCCTGGTGACAAACAGAAAACAGAAATGCTTTTCAAAAGACCTTTTGCAGGACAGGCAATTTCTGATATTGTTTTAACTTCTGAAGGAAATTCTACAAAAGTAACGTGGAGTATGGATACAAAACAGGAAACCTGGATGAAAATTATGCGACCAATGATGGATTATCAAATGGGAAAATCTTATGAAGAAGGCTTGAGCAATCTAAAGACGTTGGTAGAAAAATAAAGTGTAAGCCTTGCAATTTGTTTTGCAAGGCTTTTTAATTAAATATACTTTGTATGATTTTGTCTACAACTTTTTTTACGCGTGGAGTATTATCTATTAATTGATATTGACTGATTTTCACTGCGATTATTTCCTCTCCAGGATTGTTAAGAAGTGATGG includes the following:
- a CDS encoding SRPBCC family protein, producing the protein MKTILKIIGGLILLLVVYAIVAMLAFGDNYHYEKSVVMNAPKEKVWQQISTMKAFNEWNPWMKLDKNMKIIYTGNSGEVGDKYCWDSKNDDAGAGCQEIKELIPGDKQKTEMLFKRPFAGQAISDIVLTSEGNSTKVTWSMDTKQETWMKIMRPMMDYQMGKSYEEGLSNLKTLVEK
- a CDS encoding nuclear transport factor 2 family protein, giving the protein MISQNKKTIQKYMDSFQESDHAKILSCLTEDVIWEMPGVYLHHGKEEFDKEIENENFTGKPKITVFRMTEENDVVIAEGNVIGKFKNGAILNADFCDVFEMENGLIKKLVSYLMQKTN